In Desulfoplanes formicivorans, a genomic segment contains:
- a CDS encoding tetratricopeptide repeat protein — protein sequence MITCLLAEFCCTPVHAAQNRASSQSFAAWLESYHAWDVYEQELAARASSPDNILDRAQTLLRLNKPEKVISLLATALGDQAQENKRLVLLARANRLVEDYQACIFNWLAFARNADSKDVHKVMGAESGLDLLFENVWKKWFWESFFTQNPVLFDTRKPTLDQMIQIGQSVWPTQTFWKQVPAIFADITDLFPPASPLSASLPLDRTLIGKTLAAWSLGFWEQGDHFLQQISSPHVVDFWYRFAELIGHPARTQGTNSLTNPRIKAFFTLFAPDIRAYTNWILTPPEAPVWPSFSQRLQSMDPRQGLEMVTAERDSLFLQESIRRTLDLCAFALNLEQGSLQQLEQAWTGLDTEEHTPPLLLRIAYSVLGGHPGRPQQIPQATLTAYLLAAAGLHHPGMVMADFWNTDNSTHPYPLDYLAQYQDLATAVATGPDRTVSVQLAFLYPQSPAAQKALLHLAKTANHKGHRALAWSYLKTIQTRHLDSEDRIEFLLARAGMEMELGYEDAALKDYTVLMQERPERIPPEKQLKLALLGQQKQQWTWAQTILESLWERRANLKEPVKAEILFWLGEGAQAQGKVDQALAYYLRLAWAYPKQNIWAVTALYRAGLIYEQQGNFETAKRLYTTVLKQSDRKSQKEAARTRIASVTEGMHKREHSLPLPLF from the coding sequence ATGATAACCTGTCTTCTGGCCGAATTTTGCTGCACCCCTGTCCATGCGGCCCAGAACAGGGCTTCCAGCCAGAGCTTTGCGGCCTGGCTCGAAAGCTATCATGCCTGGGACGTGTACGAACAGGAACTGGCCGCCCGCGCAAGCAGTCCGGACAATATTCTGGATCGGGCCCAAACATTGCTCAGACTCAACAAACCCGAAAAGGTCATCTCGTTGCTGGCAACTGCTTTGGGGGATCAGGCCCAGGAGAACAAACGCCTGGTCTTGCTCGCCAGGGCCAACAGGCTGGTCGAAGACTATCAGGCATGCATCTTCAACTGGCTGGCCTTTGCCCGCAATGCCGACAGCAAGGATGTTCACAAGGTCATGGGAGCAGAGTCCGGACTGGACCTGCTTTTTGAAAACGTCTGGAAAAAATGGTTCTGGGAATCCTTTTTCACCCAGAATCCCGTGCTTTTTGACACCCGCAAGCCCACCCTGGATCAGATGATACAGATCGGCCAATCAGTCTGGCCGACCCAGACCTTCTGGAAGCAGGTTCCCGCCATTTTTGCCGACATCACTGATCTGTTTCCTCCAGCCTCCCCCTTGTCGGCCTCTCTACCTTTGGACAGGACCCTCATTGGAAAAACCCTGGCCGCCTGGTCCCTGGGATTCTGGGAACAGGGAGATCACTTCCTGCAACAGATTTCCTCGCCCCATGTGGTTGATTTCTGGTACAGATTTGCCGAGTTGATCGGTCATCCGGCACGTACCCAGGGTACCAATAGCCTGACAAACCCTCGCATCAAAGCGTTTTTCACCCTTTTTGCACCGGACATCCGCGCGTACACCAATTGGATCCTTACCCCGCCGGAAGCACCTGTCTGGCCGTCCTTTTCCCAACGATTGCAATCCATGGACCCCCGGCAGGGACTGGAGATGGTTACTGCTGAGCGGGATTCCCTGTTCCTGCAGGAATCCATTCGCCGAACCCTGGACCTGTGCGCCTTTGCCCTGAACCTTGAACAGGGATCGCTGCAGCAGCTGGAACAGGCCTGGACCGGGCTGGATACGGAGGAGCACACCCCTCCCCTTCTCTTGCGCATCGCCTACAGCGTTCTGGGAGGTCACCCTGGCAGACCCCAACAGATCCCTCAGGCAACCCTGACCGCCTATCTCCTGGCGGCTGCCGGACTACACCACCCGGGAATGGTGATGGCGGATTTCTGGAACACGGACAACTCCACACACCCCTATCCCCTGGATTACCTTGCCCAGTACCAGGATCTGGCAACAGCCGTTGCCACCGGGCCCGACCGGACCGTATCCGTCCAACTGGCCTTTCTCTATCCCCAGTCTCCTGCGGCCCAGAAAGCCCTGCTCCATCTGGCCAAGACAGCCAACCACAAGGGACATCGCGCCCTGGCCTGGTCCTATCTCAAGACCATTCAAACACGCCATCTGGACAGTGAAGATCGCATCGAATTTCTTTTGGCCCGGGCGGGCATGGAAATGGAACTGGGCTATGAAGATGCCGCCCTCAAGGATTATACCGTGCTGATGCAAGAACGCCCGGAACGGATTCCTCCGGAAAAACAGCTCAAACTGGCTCTTCTGGGCCAACAGAAGCAACAATGGACCTGGGCCCAGACCATTCTTGAATCCCTCTGGGAGCGCAGAGCAAACCTGAAGGAACCCGTCAAGGCCGAGATCCTGTTCTGGCTGGGCGAGGGAGCCCAGGCCCAGGGAAAGGTTGACCAGGCCCTTGCCTACTATCTGCGCCTGGCGTGGGCGTATCCCAAACAAAATATCTGGGCGGTCACCGCCCTGTACCGGGCCGGACTGATCTATGAACAACAGGGAAACTTCGAGACAGCCAAACGCTTGTACACCACGGTACTCAAGCAATCCGATCGCAAGAGCCAGAAAGAGGCCGCCCGAACCCGTATCGCATCGGTGACCGAAGGCATGCACAAAAGGGAACACTCCCTGCCTTTGCCCCTGTTCTGA
- a CDS encoding lysophospholipid acyltransferase family protein, translating into MRDLVYTVIGAVCSRMRPAGVQRLGRVLGWLFWHVLPGRRHLAVANMEKRLQISRKQARTIARTNFNHTAWAFGEIFLARQVDYHFWRDHVLVSPDDRQRFDHVFDQDRPVVAVTGHLGGWELLAGLCRLLIPARCCQVVVRLPKDKALGRLMLRLRSVGHLQILPHRNAARKVLRCLKNKGMTAFLVDHNCSREEAVFIPFLGRTAAVNMGPALLALRAKALVLPVFLFREGGMQYRLKVGEPLDTATLTGTRGENIRTIAQFYTRAVEHMVQERPEQWFWMHKRWKTRPE; encoded by the coding sequence ATGCGTGATCTTGTCTATACGGTCATCGGGGCGGTTTGTTCCCGCATGCGTCCCGCTGGTGTACAGCGATTGGGCAGGGTGCTGGGATGGCTTTTCTGGCATGTTCTTCCCGGGCGACGGCACCTGGCTGTTGCGAATATGGAAAAGCGGCTGCAGATTTCCCGCAAGCAGGCCCGAACCATTGCGCGAACCAATTTCAATCACACGGCATGGGCCTTTGGCGAGATTTTTCTGGCCCGGCAGGTGGACTATCATTTCTGGCGCGATCATGTCCTGGTGAGCCCGGATGACCGGCAGCGCTTTGACCATGTTTTTGATCAGGATCGTCCGGTGGTGGCCGTGACAGGACACCTTGGCGGCTGGGAACTGCTGGCCGGATTGTGTCGCCTCCTGATCCCGGCCCGCTGCTGTCAGGTCGTGGTCCGGCTGCCCAAGGACAAGGCCCTGGGGCGGCTCATGCTCAGATTGCGAAGTGTGGGGCATCTTCAGATCCTTCCCCATCGCAATGCTGCCAGAAAAGTGCTCAGGTGTTTGAAAAACAAGGGAATGACAGCATTTCTGGTCGACCACAACTGTTCACGCGAAGAAGCCGTGTTTATTCCCTTTTTGGGCAGGACAGCCGCTGTGAACATGGGTCCGGCCCTGCTTGCCTTGCGGGCCAAAGCCCTTGTGCTGCCTGTTTTTCTTTTCCGGGAAGGCGGGATGCAGTATCGGCTCAAAGTGGGGGAACCCCTGGATACGGCAACCCTCACCGGAACCCGGGGAGAGAATATCCGGACCATTGCCCAATTCTATACCCGGGCCGTGGAGCACATGGTCCAGGAACGGCCTGAACAATGGTTCTGGATGCATAAACGTTGGAAAACCAGACCTGAATAG
- a CDS encoding lysophospholipid acyltransferase family protein translates to MHCYHLAPVVSGLFRLWGSTLRFTRTNHQAMTSRTEQGQSMIFALWHDELFPLTYLHRNEGVVAVVSSSKDGEILARVMERLGYGTVRGSSSRKGLKAMLAALKEVQTKGHHVVLTVDGPRGPRHQAKPGAVFLASKARVPIMPVRARISHAKVFHKAWDRFQLPLPGSRCEAVYGEPYMVPEKLDTSTLAAEQQRLTSILEGMI, encoded by the coding sequence ATGCATTGTTATCATCTTGCCCCCGTGGTTTCCGGCCTTTTCAGGCTATGGGGGAGCACCCTGCGGTTTACCCGTACCAATCATCAGGCCATGACATCCCGAACCGAGCAGGGGCAGTCCATGATTTTTGCCCTGTGGCACGACGAGCTCTTTCCCCTGACCTATCTGCACAGAAACGAAGGAGTGGTCGCGGTGGTCAGCAGCAGCAAGGACGGCGAGATCCTGGCCCGGGTCATGGAACGTCTCGGCTATGGCACGGTCAGGGGGTCCAGTTCCCGCAAGGGGCTCAAGGCCATGCTGGCGGCCCTCAAGGAGGTCCAAACCAAGGGACATCATGTGGTTTTGACCGTGGACGGTCCCCGGGGACCTCGTCATCAGGCCAAGCCAGGGGCCGTTTTTCTGGCCTCCAAGGCCCGGGTGCCCATCATGCCCGTGCGCGCCCGTATCAGCCATGCCAAGGTGTTTCACAAGGCCTGGGACAGGTTTCAGCTCCCCCTGCCGGGTTCCCGGTGCGAGGCAGTCTACGGAGAGCCGTACATGGTCCCGGAAAAGCTCGATACATCCACCCTGGCGGCCGAACAACAACGACTGACGTCCATTCTGGAGGGGATGATCTGA
- the hypF gene encoding carbamoyltransferase HypF, which produces MSKRRIRLTITGQVQGVGFRPFIYGLAHEFKLTGSVLNAPEGVIIEIQGEPANIDALLHGLQTRLPPLARIVSCQQESIPPLDGDNAFVILQSTQGKGHHVLISPDVATCADCLQDIFDPDNRRHLYPFTNCTNCGPRYTITRSIPYDRDKTSMACFPLCPQCDQEYRDPLNRRFHAQPNACPQCGPHVWLTDGIKERICPDPLALRETARLLFEGKIIAIKGLGGFHLACDATSTTSVNQLKTRKNRWGKPLAIMVPDLETAQTVCTVSDKDRELLSGHIRPIVVMPRRPASALARELSPDTDFLGVMLPYTPLHHILLHHYAQLCGPSRIPALVMTSGNLSSEPICLGNREALSRLAAIADYFLLHNRDILIRCDDSVVRHNQKTPQFLRRARGYTPGPIFLAQSGPCVLGVGPELKNTLCLTKENQAFVSQHIGDMENLETFEFFKEIAAHLQDILQVVPKAVVRDLHPDYLSSRFADQYKDIPVFSLQHHFAHIHAVLAENRFQGRALGLALDGTGLGTDGTLWGGELLAVDTHTLDHHRTGRFDHLRLPGGEAAIKEPWRIARSMLCDLGIQAPGSRDWPWLKPFARQDAFIPHMLAKQINTPVSSSCGRLFDGVAALLGLKLTIAYEGQAAIMLEAIQDRGEHTGYACSVREQDGMLVLGTRELFAQVVGDWEKGIDAGIISRRFHLGLMHGLAAWADQGAQQQGVSTIGLSGGVMQNQTLSLELPPLLEQKGLTVLVHNHLPPNDGCISLGQAVYGRQQLRMDA; this is translated from the coding sequence ATGTCCAAAAGACGTATCCGTCTGACCATCACGGGTCAGGTCCAGGGGGTGGGATTTCGCCCCTTCATTTACGGCCTGGCCCATGAATTCAAACTGACCGGATCGGTGCTCAATGCGCCAGAAGGCGTGATCATCGAAATTCAGGGGGAACCAGCCAACATTGACGCCCTTCTCCACGGCCTTCAAACCCGCCTGCCCCCCTTGGCCCGGATCGTGTCCTGCCAGCAGGAAAGCATCCCTCCCCTTGATGGTGACAACGCCTTTGTCATTCTGCAAAGCACCCAGGGCAAGGGCCATCACGTGCTCATCTCCCCGGATGTGGCCACCTGTGCTGACTGTCTCCAGGACATTTTTGATCCGGACAACCGCCGCCATCTCTATCCGTTCACCAATTGCACCAATTGCGGCCCCCGATACACCATCACCCGATCCATTCCCTATGATCGGGACAAGACCTCCATGGCCTGTTTTCCCCTGTGCCCCCAGTGTGACCAAGAATACCGCGATCCCCTTAACCGCCGCTTCCATGCCCAGCCCAATGCCTGTCCCCAATGCGGTCCCCATGTCTGGCTGACCGATGGCATAAAAGAACGCATCTGCCCGGACCCTCTGGCCCTCCGGGAAACGGCTCGCCTTTTGTTTGAAGGGAAGATCATTGCCATCAAGGGACTGGGCGGATTCCATCTGGCCTGCGACGCCACCAGCACAACCAGCGTCAACCAGCTCAAAACCCGCAAGAATCGCTGGGGCAAACCCCTGGCCATCATGGTTCCTGATCTTGAAACCGCGCAAACCGTGTGCACGGTAAGTGACAAGGACAGGGAACTACTCTCCGGCCATATCCGGCCCATTGTGGTCATGCCCCGAAGGCCTGCTTCCGCATTGGCCAGAGAACTTTCTCCGGATACGGATTTTCTCGGGGTGATGCTTCCCTACACTCCGTTGCACCACATCCTGTTGCACCATTACGCCCAGTTGTGCGGTCCAAGCAGAATACCCGCCCTTGTCATGACCTCGGGCAACCTCAGTTCCGAACCCATCTGCCTGGGCAACCGGGAAGCCCTGTCGCGCCTGGCCGCCATTGCCGACTATTTTCTGCTTCACAATCGGGATATTCTCATCAGGTGCGATGATTCAGTGGTCCGCCATAACCAGAAAACCCCTCAATTTCTGCGCCGGGCCAGAGGCTATACTCCCGGCCCCATTTTCCTGGCCCAAAGCGGTCCCTGCGTTCTGGGCGTCGGCCCTGAACTCAAGAACACCCTGTGCCTGACCAAGGAAAACCAGGCCTTTGTTTCCCAGCACATCGGGGATATGGAAAATCTGGAAACCTTCGAATTTTTCAAGGAAATCGCCGCCCACCTCCAGGACATCCTCCAGGTTGTTCCCAAAGCCGTGGTCCGGGATCTGCATCCGGACTATCTTTCATCGCGCTTTGCCGACCAATACAAGGATATCCCTGTGTTCAGCCTGCAGCACCATTTTGCGCACATCCACGCGGTCCTGGCGGAGAATCGTTTCCAGGGGCGGGCATTGGGACTGGCTCTGGATGGCACCGGACTGGGAACCGATGGAACCCTGTGGGGCGGCGAATTGCTGGCCGTGGATACGCACACCCTGGATCACCACCGGACAGGCCGCTTTGATCATCTGCGGCTGCCCGGGGGTGAAGCCGCTATCAAGGAACCCTGGCGCATCGCCAGAAGCATGCTTTGCGACCTGGGGATACAGGCTCCCGGCAGCAGGGACTGGCCCTGGCTGAAACCATTTGCCCGACAGGACGCATTCATCCCGCACATGCTGGCCAAACAGATCAATACTCCTGTTTCATCAAGTTGCGGCAGGCTGTTTGACGGGGTTGCCGCCCTGCTCGGCCTCAAGCTGACCATTGCCTACGAGGGCCAGGCCGCCATCATGCTGGAAGCCATCCAGGACAGGGGTGAACATACGGGATACGCGTGCAGCGTTCGTGAGCAGGACGGTATGCTTGTGCTGGGAACACGGGAACTTTTTGCCCAGGTTGTTGGAGATTGGGAAAAAGGCATTGATGCGGGCATCATCAGCCGCCGGTTTCATCTGGGACTCATGCACGGTCTGGCCGCATGGGCAGACCAGGGGGCCCAGCAACAGGGCGTCTCCACCATTGGTCTGAGCGGCGGGGTCATGCAGAATCAGACCCTCAGCCTGGAACTCCCCCCGCTTTTGGAACAAAAGGGACTGACCGTGCTGGTCCACAATCATCTGCCCCCCAATGACGGATGCATTTCCCTGGGTCAGGCCGTGTACGGACGCCAGCAACTCCGGATGGATGCGTAA
- a CDS encoding NUDIX hydrolase yields MHDNSPQWLKWARTIQAISQIGLTYKKNHYDEENFTQLMHIAADMVAYHTQRSSQELEKNFLAQPGYATVKVDVRGALVHEGRLLLVKERADGKWTMPGGWADVGETPSQSIIREVREESGFEVRPTKVIAVLDANRRGRPLEFYHAFKIIFLCEMVGGEPTPSEETSEVGFFDMDDLPELSVNRTSPEHIAEIKKHLQDPCRPAAFD; encoded by the coding sequence ATGCACGACAATTCCCCCCAGTGGCTCAAATGGGCCCGGACCATCCAGGCCATCAGCCAGATTGGTCTGACCTACAAGAAAAATCATTATGATGAAGAGAATTTTACCCAGCTCATGCACATTGCTGCCGACATGGTTGCGTATCACACCCAGCGATCCAGCCAGGAGCTGGAAAAGAATTTTCTGGCCCAGCCGGGCTATGCCACGGTCAAGGTGGATGTGCGGGGGGCTCTTGTCCACGAGGGCAGGCTGTTGCTGGTCAAGGAGCGGGCGGACGGAAAGTGGACCATGCCCGGAGGGTGGGCTGATGTGGGGGAAACACCTTCCCAGTCCATCATTCGTGAAGTCAGGGAGGAGAGTGGTTTCGAAGTCCGGCCCACCAAGGTTATAGCCGTGCTGGATGCCAACCGCAGGGGAAGACCGCTGGAGTTTTACCACGCCTTTAAGATCATTTTCTTATGCGAGATGGTCGGTGGTGAACCAACTCCCAGCGAGGAAACCTCGGAAGTGGGCTTTTTTGACATGGATGATCTGCCCGAGCTTTCGGTCAATCGTACCAGCCCCGAGCATATTGCTGAAATCAAAAAACATCTCCAGGATCCGTGCCGGCCTGCGGCTTTTGATTGA
- a CDS encoding methyl-accepting chemotaxis protein codes for MKQGIRVSFRVRIMLMIIVAMVAVSVGTVTSVGLEMRKILTNTNRENIGAIKKIIDARVSRVLREIEGYATLTARDERVIKGLVQEDTSGLQTYGQALISSMSLDFITLVDREGIVVARGHAAKHGDSQAGKYIVRQALQGHVAVGIARGNLIRFSFRAAAPVYDHNQVVGAVLLGYNLSSLPFVDAIKKDMQVECTVFDKTKRVATTIVDESGKRVVGTVLTNKDIAHTVLNEGEIYEGENQLFGAMFDTVYWPIRDLGGQIQGMLFIGKDRAPIVQDIWYLIWFLAVVIVGISLVVAVVTLVVAGKLTRPVKTCIAFAKEIAQGRLDTVLNVHRNDDLGELAQALKTMVAKLKKLIEQAEAEKKQARMEKEKADQAMREAVTARKEAEHARAEGMQQAAQSIEGIVERLTSASEELAAQSEQVTQGTTLQSTRTQETATSVEQMNATVLEVAKNASRASLASKEAKQNALTGKEVVARAVDSINKVHKQAQTMKSNLDKLGSEADGIGQILNVISDIADQTNLLALNAAIEAARAGDAGRGFAVVADEVRKLAEKTMQATKEVGVAVKSIQQGTEINIKNMDVTAQVVTQTTELANQAGNALNEIVTSSEEMFEQITSIATASEEQSTASEEISKSIEDINQVTQETAQGMQQTRDATVELASLAAQLGELVQEFRSR; via the coding sequence ATGAAACAGGGGATTCGCGTGTCGTTTCGGGTTCGGATCATGCTCATGATCATTGTGGCCATGGTGGCGGTCAGTGTGGGTACCGTGACCAGCGTGGGATTGGAAATGCGGAAGATTCTCACCAACACCAACCGGGAAAATATCGGGGCCATCAAGAAGATCATTGATGCCAGGGTATCCAGGGTGTTACGTGAAATTGAAGGGTATGCCACCTTAACGGCCAGGGATGAACGGGTCATCAAGGGCCTTGTCCAGGAAGATACGTCTGGACTGCAAACATACGGGCAGGCTCTCATTTCCAGCATGTCCCTTGATTTCATCACCCTGGTGGACAGGGAGGGGATTGTGGTCGCCCGGGGACATGCTGCCAAGCACGGTGACAGTCAGGCCGGCAAATACATTGTGCGTCAGGCTTTGCAGGGCCATGTGGCTGTTGGCATTGCCCGAGGCAATCTCATCAGGTTTTCCTTCAGGGCCGCAGCTCCGGTTTATGACCACAATCAGGTGGTAGGGGCTGTCCTTCTGGGGTACAATCTTTCATCCCTTCCCTTTGTTGATGCTATCAAGAAGGATATGCAGGTGGAATGCACGGTTTTTGACAAAACCAAACGGGTGGCCACCACCATTGTCGACGAGTCCGGCAAGCGGGTTGTGGGTACGGTTTTGACCAACAAGGATATTGCTCATACTGTTTTAAATGAGGGAGAAATTTATGAAGGGGAAAATCAACTTTTCGGGGCCATGTTTGATACGGTTTATTGGCCCATTCGGGATCTTGGTGGACAAATCCAGGGCATGCTTTTCATCGGCAAGGACAGGGCGCCCATTGTTCAGGATATCTGGTATCTGATCTGGTTTTTGGCCGTGGTCATTGTGGGCATTTCCCTTGTGGTGGCCGTAGTAACCCTTGTGGTGGCCGGAAAACTGACCAGACCGGTCAAGACATGCATTGCCTTTGCCAAAGAGATCGCCCAGGGACGGCTCGACACCGTTTTGAACGTGCATCGTAACGACGATCTCGGGGAACTGGCACAGGCTCTTAAAACCATGGTTGCCAAGCTCAAGAAGCTTATAGAGCAGGCAGAGGCTGAAAAAAAGCAGGCACGCATGGAAAAGGAAAAAGCTGATCAGGCCATGCGTGAAGCCGTGACCGCCCGGAAAGAGGCCGAGCATGCCCGTGCCGAGGGTATGCAGCAGGCTGCCCAATCCATTGAGGGCATTGTGGAACGGTTGACCTCGGCTTCTGAAGAATTGGCCGCCCAAAGTGAACAGGTGACCCAAGGGACAACGTTACAGAGTACAAGAACTCAGGAAACAGCAACTTCCGTTGAGCAGATGAATGCCACGGTTTTGGAGGTGGCCAAAAACGCCTCCCGGGCTTCCCTGGCTTCCAAGGAGGCCAAACAGAACGCCCTTACAGGCAAGGAGGTCGTGGCTCGTGCTGTGGATTCCATTAACAAAGTGCACAAACAGGCTCAGACCATGAAAAGCAATTTGGACAAGCTTGGTTCAGAAGCCGATGGCATCGGACAAATCCTGAATGTCATCAGTGATATTGCCGACCAGACCAATTTGCTGGCACTCAACGCGGCCATTGAGGCTGCCCGAGCCGGTGATGCGGGCAGGGGCTTTGCCGTTGTTGCCGATGAAGTGCGCAAACTGGCTGAAAAGACTATGCAGGCCACCAAGGAAGTGGGGGTGGCCGTTAAAAGCATTCAGCAGGGAACTGAAATCAATATCAAAAATATGGATGTTACGGCTCAGGTAGTTACCCAAACCACGGAACTGGCCAATCAGGCAGGTAATGCCCTCAACGAGATCGTGACTTCATCCGAGGAGATGTTCGAACAGATTACCTCCATTGCCACGGCCTCTGAAGAACAATCGACGGCCAGTGAAGAGATCAGTAAATCCATTGAGGATATCAATCAGGTGACCCAGGAAACCGCTCAGGGTATGCAGCAGACAAGGGATGCCACTGTGGAACTTGCCTCCCTTGCAGCGCAATTGGGTGAACTTGTTCAGGAGTTCAGATCCCGGTAG
- the selB gene encoding selenocysteine-specific translation elongation factor: MPVIMGTAGHIDHGKTTLIKALTGINCDRLVEEKKRGITIELGFAFLDLDTDLRLGIIDVPGHEKFVKNMVAGAAGIDFALLVIAADEGVMPQTREHLEICTLLGIKTGLVALTKTDMVDEEWLELVTEDVASYLESTFLKDAPIIPVSAHTGASIDELKQEITRLTRAFKPKRRSDLFRLPIDRVFVMKGYGTVVTGTSFSGKLKVGQDLVLYPSGLTTKVRGLQVHGDSQEEAEAGLRTAINLYGLEKAEISRGEMLAQPDSLFPSTVWDLEITCLPSAKKGIKHRTQVHFHHGTREILARLYFLDRDNLEPGETAVCQVRFETPMVGVYGDRCIIRSFSPLQTIAGASIINPLGRKVKRFSRDLHILETLASAQEKDLVIHQLELAGTGGLSFAKLRIMTDIESKALEKVLQTLGGRQQAFLVDKDQRIYVSGELVLELCDQAIAFFKTFHRENPMRPGLSRGELASTWGKDLSPKLFHFVLERLNKQERIVVDQELLHLPGHKVSLASDQDKLRRELTALYQKGGLTPPTLKVVQETLDVSAKDILPLMRHLVEENQLIKISEDLYFDARAIQELRTVLTDFFATREELTPADFKDLTGLSRKFAIPLLEFMDKQKFTVRIGNSRKMRRQ, encoded by the coding sequence ATGCCTGTCATCATGGGCACTGCCGGTCACATTGATCATGGCAAGACAACCCTTATCAAGGCCCTCACCGGGATCAATTGCGACCGGTTGGTGGAGGAAAAAAAGCGCGGTATCACCATTGAGCTGGGCTTTGCCTTTCTTGATCTGGATACGGATCTGCGCCTGGGGATCATTGATGTCCCGGGCCATGAAAAATTCGTCAAGAATATGGTTGCCGGTGCCGCAGGCATTGACTTTGCCCTGCTGGTTATTGCTGCTGATGAAGGAGTCATGCCCCAGACCCGGGAGCATCTGGAAATCTGCACGCTTCTGGGCATCAAGACCGGTCTTGTGGCCCTGACCAAGACGGACATGGTTGATGAGGAATGGCTGGAACTGGTGACCGAGGATGTTGCCTCCTACCTTGAATCGACCTTTTTGAAAGATGCTCCCATTATCCCGGTATCCGCGCACACGGGTGCGAGCATTGACGAGCTGAAACAGGAGATCACCCGGCTGACCAGGGCGTTCAAGCCCAAGCGGCGGTCCGATCTGTTCCGATTGCCCATTGACCGGGTGTTTGTGATGAAGGGATATGGGACCGTTGTCACGGGAACCAGTTTCTCGGGCAAACTCAAGGTGGGCCAGGACCTTGTCCTCTATCCTTCGGGACTGACCACCAAGGTTCGGGGACTTCAGGTCCACGGTGACAGCCAGGAAGAGGCCGAGGCCGGGCTCCGAACAGCCATCAACCTGTACGGCCTGGAAAAGGCCGAGATCAGCCGGGGTGAAATGCTGGCCCAGCCTGACTCCCTGTTTCCCAGCACGGTCTGGGATCTGGAGATCACCTGCCTGCCTTCGGCCAAAAAGGGGATCAAGCACCGCACCCAGGTCCATTTCCATCACGGAACCCGGGAGATTCTGGCCAGGCTCTATTTTCTGGACAGGGACAATCTGGAACCCGGTGAGACCGCTGTCTGCCAGGTCCGTTTTGAAACGCCCATGGTAGGGGTTTATGGGGATCGATGCATCATCCGCTCGTTTTCGCCCTTGCAGACCATTGCCGGCGCCTCCATCATCAATCCCCTGGGGCGCAAGGTGAAACGGTTTTCCAGGGATTTGCACATCTTGGAGACCCTGGCCTCGGCCCAGGAAAAGGATTTGGTCATTCACCAGCTGGAACTGGCGGGCACGGGCGGATTGAGTTTTGCCAAACTGCGTATCATGACCGATATTGAGTCAAAGGCCCTGGAAAAGGTTCTGCAAACCCTGGGCGGGCGCCAACAGGCCTTTCTGGTGGACAAGGACCAGCGTATTTATGTGTCCGGCGAACTCGTGCTTGAGCTGTGTGATCAGGCCATTGCCTTTTTCAAAACTTTTCACCGGGAAAATCCCATGCGTCCGGGACTTTCCCGGGGCGAGCTGGCCTCCACCTGGGGCAAGGATCTTTCGCCCAAGCTCTTTCATTTTGTGTTGGAACGGCTGAACAAACAGGAACGGATCGTTGTGGACCAGGAATTGTTGCATCTTCCCGGACACAAGGTTTCCCTGGCATCGGATCAGGACAAACTTCGTCGGGAGCTCACCGCCCTGTATCAAAAGGGCGGTCTGACTCCGCCCACCCTCAAGGTGGTGCAGGAAACCCTAGATGTCTCGGCCAAGGATATTCTTCCCCTGATGCGCCACCTGGTGGAAGAGAACCAGTTGATCAAAATCAGCGAAGATCTGTATTTTGATGCCCGCGCCATCCAGGAATTGCGCACCGTGTTAACGGATTTTTTTGCCACCAGGGAAGAACTCACCCCGGCAGATTTCAAGGATCTGACCGGTTTGTCGCGTAAATTCGCCATCCCCCTGCTTGAATTCATGGACAAGCAGAAATTCACCGTGCGTATTGGCAACAGTCGCAAGATGCGTCGCCAATAG